The Marinomonas sp. CT5 genome contains the following window.
TGTCGTTAAAATTTTCAACGCACAATCATCAAAAGTACAGGTGTTATTGTGTACTAAAGAACGGTCATTATAGATATAGGTTCCAACACGATATTCCGTCGCCTCAGTGAAAACACTCGCATTATACAAACCCGGTGTACCGCCAGTACTAATGACTTCTGGAGTAAGACCAACGTCTTCGCAAAGTTTTTTTGCATTCCCCAGCCATTCATTTGCTGTTTCAGATTTTTTAGGATGGGGATAAGTTAATAAACCAACAAAACGAGTCGCATTAGAGGAGTCAATATATTGGGCTAATTTCTGAGCGTCAACTGGGCTCTGTACACCACAACGACCAGCTCCCGTATCACATTCGACTAATATACGAATTTCGCTATTCGCTTGTGTGAAAACAGAAGATAACTGACTGACAACTTCTTCACTGTCGGCCACTACCGTAAGAGAAACTCTCTGCGCCAGTGCAACGAGTCGAGAAAGCTTTTCAGTACCAAGAATATTAAAAGTAATTAATATGTCTTTGATTCCTGCATCGGCAAAGATTTCGGCCTCTGATATTTTCTGACAATTGATTCCCACAGCGCCTGCTTTTAATTGTCGAACCGCAAATTCAGGGATTTTATGTGTTTTGATGTGTGGACGTAACGTCAAATTATGCTCATTACAATACTGCTGAAAACGTGAAATATTACGTTCAACAATAACGTCGTCTACAATAATGCAAGGTGTCTCTAATTGATTAATATTATTAAATATCATGGGGATTCTCCACTATAGGCCATATTGGGCGTATAAGCTTTTTGTACTTATTGGTTTTTGGATCACTTGGATAAGGTGCGCCACAATCAATATAAACAATGGTATCTGTGATTTTCGAAAAAGCACCGTAAAAATGATTAGTCGACTTAACAATCAGCATGCTTTTGGAAAGTGGATCAATGCCCATATTCGAAAATAAATCCGGAGAAAAAGCCTGGGCTCGATTGGAGTTTAAAATCACTTCAATACCATTTAATTCAATACAAACGGCGTCGCCTAATGGAACCATACTATCGCCGAAACTCTGCATTGCTTTTCTAACGGTGCGCTTTACTTTTACTAAGGCGTCCACAGGGCCTCCTGCGGTATTACATGACTTACCACCAAAACGCAGAGTTAGGTTTGCACCTTCTCCTGCTGCTAAGCAAAAGCGTACTGCTACGGGATCCCAAATAGAGCCAATAGCAGCATTGTCGACACCAAGTGCTAATAATTTTTTAAGTAGAATGGTTGAGTCCCCTGCCACACCACCACCTGGGTTATCCCAAACGTCCGCAACCACAACAGGCTTGCTATGACTTGCCATAGCCTCTCGTAAACCTTCATCTGGATTAAAAAAACGAGGCCGTGTTTTTCCTCTAAATGAAAAGAGTTCCATACCCAACTCAGCGGCTAATTTACTTCCCAGCACAGCCTGATCATCCGTTACAACAATCATTTGAGTGCCCATTTCAGGAACATCACCCGCCATAAAGCCATGAATAGCAGATATTGATAAAACCCCGCCTTGCTTCTCAAGGCTGATCATCTTATCCACAAAGCTACGCATTGGTTCAATACTCGTTGGTAAAACCTCAATCATTCGGCAATCAAAGGTAGAAATAACTGGTCGAATTTCACCTCGCATAGCTTGAATAGTAAGATCAACGACCTCTTCAGCACGTTCAACAAAATCCGTATGGGGAAATTCCTTGAATGCCACTAAGATATCGGCATTTTTTACTCTCTTTGCAGTAAGGTGACTATGTGGATCCAGCTCAGCAGAAACAACTACATTAGGACCTACAATTTGACGAATATTTGAAAGTAAATCGCCCTCACAATCATCGTACCCTTGAGCCACCATGGCTCCATGTAACCCGAGTATCACACCATCAACCGGCATGGCCTCTTTAAGCTGTTGCAAAACTTCATCACGAAGTCCTTCGTAAGTATTTCTGTTAACTAGACCTGCAGGTTCAGCCCAGGTTGCTGTGCCTTCAACTAATTCCCAACCCAATTTAGGTATTTTCTGACGACATACAATATGCGTTGCACTGCATAGAGTCGGAGTATCGGGGTGCTCTCCAGGCAAAGCATAAAAGGATTCCTTAAATGAACTAATATCAGTTGGAATAGGTGAAAATGTGTTTGTTTCCGTTGCAATGGAAGCGACAAATACTTTCATAATGATTCTTCTTTTGACCTAAGGCGCTCAGCAAATAAAAAATTCAGTACAGAAGTAGCGTTGAAACCACCTTATTTTGTATAAAAATGAACAAAAGGATTTCAACGCTATTTAGAAAGGTTATTAATTTAAGTACTGCTTATTGTTAGCCTCATCGACAGATGCTCTAAATTTATTCAATAGCTCAGTCCCTTTATCTCCAAGTTGATTCTGCACTAAGTCGATGATGACTGGCTGAGTTGCCTTCTTGAAGAGTTCTCGCTCTTCAGGCGTAATAGAGTTAATTTGCATTTTGTCACTCAAACCAGCAATACCACGATCATCTGACGCTTCAATAATACGAGCAAGCCCTCGGCTAGCAACGATGCCAGAGTAAGTAGCTGATCGAATGATTTTTTGCTCTTCAGCAGTTAGGCCATCAAAAAAGTCCTTATTCATCATGAATGTATAAGGAGCAAATAAATGATTAGTCAAAGTAAGATACTTTTGTACTTCATAGAATTTAGAGAACGATACTGTTGGGATTGGATTCATCTGACCATCAATAACACCAGTTTGAAGCCCTGAATAAACTTCTCCCCAAGCCAAAGGATAAGCTTCACCACCTAATGCTTGAATTATTTTTTGATGCGAAGGTAAGGTCATAGTACGAATACGCACTCCTTTAAAGTCATCCAATGTATTAATAGGATGAACTGAGTTGGTGATTGAAAAGAAGCCACCAGTGTCAGGAAAACCTAATACCTCAACCCCCCCAACAGTATCATTGATATCTTTAGCTAGAGTCTTACCAAACTCTCCATCAAAAACATCATACGTTGCAGCATTATTATCAAAAGCAAAAGCAAGATCGAGAACACCAATACGAGGATAATAAGAAGACAGTGCACCAGTAGAAGTAAGAGTGGCCTGCAAGATATTGTCTTTAACTTGCTGCACATGCTCTTTTGCGCTACCTAGTTGATTATTAGGAAAAATTTCTACTTTAATTTCTCCATTTGTCGCTGACTCAACAATATTTTTAAACACACCAGCGAAAGCTTGAGCAGGGTTATCCATTATATCCGCTTTGTTATCATGCCCAAAACGAATGGTTTTTTCAGCTTGCGCAGTCATTGGCAAAGCCGCCATCATAAAAGCACACACTGTTGTGAATCCGAATGATTTCAAAAAGGTATTTTTCATTGTATTTCTCCGTAGTGATTAATGTTGTTTTCTATTTGGTTATTACTAAAAACCTAATAACCGAGGAATGAATAATGCTAGCGTTGGGGAAAAAGCGAACACTAATAAAATCGCGAGTTCACCAATCAAAAATGGCCATAGATCTATAGCTATTTTTTCCATCTTTTCACCTGTCACTGAGGACAAAACAAAAAGACATGCCCCCACAGGTGGAGTCATAAGAGAAATGTTGAGTGCCAATACAAAAACAATCCCTGCATGCAAAGGATTCATACCGATACTTTGTGTAAGAGGTACCAGTATCGGAGCTAGAATAATCAACATCGCAGTGATATCCATCAAGGTGCCAATGATTAGCAGCAAAGCAATTATCAATAGCAAAATAATATTTGGGTTAGAGGACACACTTAGAACTGCACTGGCAATAGTTTGAGGAATATGCATAAAGCTCAACCACCAACCAAGTATCGATGCCGCGGCAATAATTAAGAAAATAACACCGGTGATTCTTCC
Protein-coding sequences here:
- a CDS encoding DctP family TRAP transporter solute-binding subunit; the protein is MKNTFLKSFGFTTVCAFMMAALPMTAQAEKTIRFGHDNKADIMDNPAQAFAGVFKNIVESATNGEIKVEIFPNNQLGSAKEHVQQVKDNILQATLTSTGALSSYYPRIGVLDLAFAFDNNAATYDVFDGEFGKTLAKDINDTVGGVEVLGFPDTGGFFSITNSVHPINTLDDFKGVRIRTMTLPSHQKIIQALGGEAYPLAWGEVYSGLQTGVIDGQMNPIPTVSFSKFYEVQKYLTLTNHLFAPYTFMMNKDFFDGLTAEEQKIIRSATYSGIVASRGLARIIEASDDRGIAGLSDKMQINSITPEERELFKKATQPVIIDLVQNQLGDKGTELLNKFRASVDEANNKQYLN
- a CDS encoding D-TA family PLP-dependent enzyme, which encodes MIFNNINQLETPCIIVDDVIVERNISRFQQYCNEHNLTLRPHIKTHKIPEFAVRQLKAGAVGINCQKISEAEIFADAGIKDILITFNILGTEKLSRLVALAQRVSLTVVADSEEVVSQLSSVFTQANSEIRILVECDTGAGRCGVQSPVDAQKLAQYIDSSNATRFVGLLTYPHPKKSETANEWLGNAKKLCEDVGLTPEVISTGGTPGLYNASVFTEATEYRVGTYIYNDRSLVHNNTCTFDDCALKILTTVVSTPTQDRVIVDAGSKSLSSDLLGLNGYGYVEKYPKANIYALSEEHGCIDFSECEARPKIGDQLHIIPNHSCVVSNLFDYIHLQSSDGTFKKVAVSARGRVW
- a CDS encoding M81 family metallopeptidase, giving the protein MKVFVASIATETNTFSPIPTDISSFKESFYALPGEHPDTPTLCSATHIVCRQKIPKLGWELVEGTATWAEPAGLVNRNTYEGLRDEVLQQLKEAMPVDGVILGLHGAMVAQGYDDCEGDLLSNIRQIVGPNVVVSAELDPHSHLTAKRVKNADILVAFKEFPHTDFVERAEEVVDLTIQAMRGEIRPVISTFDCRMIEVLPTSIEPMRSFVDKMISLEKQGGVLSISAIHGFMAGDVPEMGTQMIVVTDDQAVLGSKLAAELGMELFSFRGKTRPRFFNPDEGLREAMASHSKPVVVADVWDNPGGGVAGDSTILLKKLLALGVDNAAIGSIWDPVAVRFCLAAGEGANLTLRFGGKSCNTAGGPVDALVKVKRTVRKAMQSFGDSMVPLGDAVCIELNGIEVILNSNRAQAFSPDLFSNMGIDPLSKSMLIVKSTNHFYGAFSKITDTIVYIDCGAPYPSDPKTNKYKKLIRPIWPIVENPHDI